From Methanomassiliicoccales archaeon, one genomic window encodes:
- a CDS encoding ornithine cyclodeaminase family protein (catalyzes the interconversion of alanine and pyruvate), with product MGFLLLQERDVKEILTMDMVIEVVEKGFREEGMGRAQMPSKTYLYYGKHNGDIRCMPCYLEDSDISAIKVVNVHPENSIKYGLPTVMATVLLIDTCNGILKSVMGGTWLTAMRTGAASGVATKYLARKDSKIVGMVGAGVQARTQLMGLNEVLDEIEEVRVTDLRKDTRENFSEIMSKMLGLKVTPVEKVKETVVGADVVVATVPTREPLIRGDWIDDGAHILAVGADAPGKEEFYPDIWKRTKIVVDDWKQASHSGDINVAITQGLISRKDIWAELGEIVAGKKEGRTSRSEVTMFDSTGIAVQDTVTADLVYREAVARGIGQVLDIWLP from the coding sequence ATGGGATTCTTGCTTTTACAGGAGAGGGACGTCAAAGAGATCCTCACGATGGACATGGTCATCGAAGTCGTGGAGAAAGGATTCAGGGAAGAGGGCATGGGGAGGGCGCAGATGCCCTCCAAGACCTATCTCTACTACGGGAAACACAACGGGGACATCAGGTGCATGCCCTGCTACTTGGAGGATTCTGATATTTCTGCGATCAAGGTTGTCAACGTTCACCCGGAGAACTCCATAAAGTACGGGTTGCCCACGGTGATGGCGACCGTTCTCCTGATAGACACCTGCAACGGTATCCTCAAATCGGTCATGGGGGGAACATGGCTGACGGCCATGAGGACTGGAGCGGCGAGCGGAGTTGCCACAAAGTACCTCGCTAGAAAGGACTCGAAGATCGTCGGCATGGTGGGCGCAGGCGTTCAGGCTAGAACACAGCTAATGGGACTCAATGAGGTCCTGGACGAGATAGAGGAGGTACGGGTCACAGACCTCAGGAAGGACACCAGGGAGAACTTCTCAGAGATCATGAGCAAGATGCTGGGTCTAAAAGTGACTCCTGTGGAAAAGGTGAAAGAGACCGTGGTGGGAGCGGATGTGGTGGTGGCTACCGTGCCCACGCGTGAACCCTTGATCAGGGGAGACTGGATCGATGACGGAGCTCACATTCTCGCGGTAGGAGCGGACGCACCCGGCAAGGAGGAGTTCTACCCAGATATCTGGAAGAGGACCAAGATCGTGGTCGATGATTGGAAGCAGGCCTCGCACTCAGGTGATATCAATGTGGCCATTACCCAGGGCCTGATCAGCAGAAAAGACATATGGGCCGAACTGGGGGAGATCGTTGCCGGAAAGAAGGAAGGTCGTACATCTCGAAGCGAGGTCACGATGTTCGACTCCACCGGAATAGCGGTCCAGGACACAGTGACAGCTGACCTGGTCTACAGGGAGGCGGTGGCTAGGGGGATAGGCCAGGTGTTGGACATCTGGCTACCTTGA
- a CDS encoding GYD domain-containing protein, with product MLFIMLGKFRSKPTKELIASINKYIEGLAKEGIIFKSMNWTLGRYDFAHVLEAPDEKAMMKALIGKSDVISTETLVAVPKEEISKVLD from the coding sequence ATGCTCTTCATTATGTTGGGCAAATTCAGGTCAAAACCGACAAAAGAATTGATCGCCTCCATCAACAAGTACATAGAAGGTCTGGCAAAAGAGGGAATTATATTCAAGTCCATGAACTGGACGCTTGGCCGCTATGATTTTGCACATGTCCTGGAAGCCCCTGACGAGAAGGCCATGATGAAAGCCCTGATCGGTAAATCCGATGTGATCTCTACCGAAACGCTAGTAGCGGTACCCAAAGAAGAAATCTCCAAGGTTCTGGATTGA
- a CDS encoding NYN domain-containing protein, whose translation MSEDNIAIYLDFENLAISASDYYPSLSKPLRIDHIMDFAANKGNLCIKKAYADWSREPNRSYASDLMEYAFELVHLPNMTARGKNAADLRMSMDAMEDMQNFSTITRFIIGSGDTDFIHLIRRIQQRGKYAVVIGFEQTVGRTIKDNCNEFKSMEELMGDFGKKAEEEIDYEWDEAKDILIRYIRGRSSEAPVLMSTLKEDLLRLQPSFSEKKLGFRSFREFVEAQDALIAKIIGDPASGQLFVKLKTWDEVATMTQEIDINEVSDFLFKNLRFQRNPEVRNEIYMIVLKMFERKEAITLDEMGDRVMKVLKRRLTKIEIKNFLFTLGQGRLFKFANIKYSGSKYTMPQVLIDNVPDLERIDSIYLQRNLDLVLRQFPGISMGRVMELMGQ comes from the coding sequence ATGAGCGAGGACAATATCGCCATTTACCTTGATTTCGAGAATCTCGCCATCTCGGCGAGTGATTACTATCCAAGCCTTTCCAAACCCCTTAGAATAGATCACATCATGGATTTTGCCGCCAACAAGGGCAACCTCTGCATCAAGAAGGCTTATGCCGACTGGTCCAGGGAACCCAATCGATCCTACGCGAGCGATCTGATGGAATACGCCTTCGAGCTCGTTCACCTGCCAAACATGACTGCCAGGGGAAAGAACGCGGCTGATCTCAGGATGAGCATGGACGCCATGGAGGACATGCAGAACTTCTCCACGATCACCAGGTTCATCATCGGTTCCGGGGACACGGACTTCATTCACTTGATCCGCAGGATACAGCAGAGGGGCAAGTACGCTGTTGTCATAGGGTTCGAACAGACCGTTGGCAGGACCATCAAGGACAACTGCAATGAATTCAAGTCCATGGAAGAGCTTATGGGCGACTTCGGCAAGAAGGCGGAGGAGGAGATAGACTACGAGTGGGACGAGGCCAAGGATATCCTCATCAGGTACATCCGTGGGAGGTCTTCTGAGGCTCCAGTATTAATGTCCACGCTCAAGGAGGATCTGCTCAGGCTACAGCCCTCCTTCTCGGAAAAGAAGCTCGGCTTCCGCTCCTTCCGGGAGTTCGTGGAAGCGCAGGACGCGCTGATCGCGAAGATAATCGGTGACCCGGCGAGCGGACAGCTATTTGTCAAGCTGAAGACATGGGACGAGGTAGCGACGATGACCCAGGAGATCGACATCAACGAGGTCAGTGATTTTCTCTTCAAGAACCTGAGATTCCAGAGGAACCCTGAGGTGAGGAACGAGATCTACATGATCGTCCTGAAGATGTTCGAGAGGAAGGAGGCGATCACACTGGACGAGATGGGGGACAGGGTGATGAAGGTCCTCAAGAGAAGGCTCACCAAGATCGAGATCAAGAACTTCCTGTTCACACTGGGGCAAGGGAGGCTGTTCAAGTTCGCCAACATCAAGTACAGTGGATCGAAGTATACGATGCCGCAGGTTCTCATAGACAATGTCCCTGATCTGGAGAGGATCGATTCAATCTACCTCCAGAGGAATCTGGACCTGGTGCTGAGGCAGTTCCCCGGAATATCCATGGGGAGAGTGATGGAGCTCATGGGACAGTGA
- a CDS encoding GNAT family N-acetyltransferase codes for MQNIVYTSGGEEVLDKAKELWEKLNQLYATSSPYFEGYYADQTWKKRRGEISRRSRKAGIRVELAYAGSDRRLVGFCIAYVTKENEGELDSIYVEKDFRNTGIGDRLMIAALNWFHYQGTSTVKIAVETGNEEVIQFYQRHGFSPRTIVLENPPLESSLVPANES; via the coding sequence ATGCAGAATATTGTATATACCTCCGGTGGAGAAGAGGTTCTGGATAAGGCAAAGGAACTGTGGGAGAAACTGAACCAACTTTACGCGACCTCCTCACCCTATTTCGAAGGATATTACGCGGATCAGACCTGGAAAAAGAGAAGAGGGGAGATATCCAGGAGATCCAGGAAGGCAGGGATAAGAGTGGAACTTGCCTATGCTGGATCGGACCGAAGGCTCGTGGGGTTCTGCATTGCCTATGTCACCAAAGAGAACGAGGGCGAGCTGGACTCCATCTACGTGGAGAAGGATTTCAGGAACACTGGAATAGGGGATAGGTTGATGATCGCTGCCCTCAACTGGTTCCACTATCAGGGCACCTCTACTGTTAAGATAGCGGTGGAGACGGGCAACGAGGAAGTCATCCAGTTCTACCAGAGGCACGGGTTCTCCCCCAGGACCATTGTCCTGGAGAATCCTCCTTTGGAATCATCGTTGGTTCCTGCGAACGAAAGCTGA
- a CDS encoding hemerythrin, whose product MFGISMMPIGPLMMEHRVIERMISLLTLELDRIRDEEDPHIYFLFSAIDFLRTYADRTHHGKEEDILFRDLRRKELSPEIRLTMEGLEQDHRMSRENSKALLESLRRFNGSQNGEREQIEERLGFLTALYPKHIETEDKRFFIPSMDYFSEKEQEKMLEEFLEFDRRMIHEKYEGMVLRYESEFSASIPKRGAEGGESPMESSSVKWVCTVCDWVYDPNIGDPNGGIPPGVEFENLPDDWVCPQCGAEKDAFERLIG is encoded by the coding sequence ATGTTCGGGATTTCAATGATGCCGATCGGACCATTGATGATGGAGCACAGGGTCATCGAGAGGATGATCTCGCTGCTGACGCTTGAGCTGGACCGGATAAGAGATGAGGAGGACCCACACATATACTTCCTCTTCAGCGCCATCGACTTCCTGAGGACCTACGCCGACAGGACCCATCACGGAAAGGAGGAGGACATTCTGTTCAGGGACCTGAGGAGGAAGGAACTGAGCCCCGAAATCCGTCTGACGATGGAGGGGCTGGAGCAGGACCACCGGATGTCAAGAGAGAACTCGAAGGCGCTGCTCGAGTCCCTGAGAAGGTTCAACGGCAGTCAGAACGGGGAAAGGGAGCAGATCGAGGAGAGGCTTGGCTTCCTTACTGCCCTCTATCCCAAACACATCGAGACCGAGGACAAGCGGTTCTTCATCCCCTCCATGGATTACTTCTCAGAGAAGGAGCAGGAGAAGATGCTGGAGGAATTCCTGGAGTTCGACCGGAGAATGATCCACGAGAAGTACGAGGGCATGGTTCTGAGATATGAAAGCGAGTTCTCCGCGAGCATTCCCAAAAGGGGAGCCGAGGGTGGAGAGTCTCCAATGGAGAGCTCGTCAGTGAAATGGGTATGCACTGTCTGCGATTGGGTCTACGATCCAAATATTGGGGATCCAAATGGAGGGATCCCACCGGGAGTGGAATTCGAGAACCTTCCCGACGACTGGGTTTGTCCCCAGTGCGGGGCAGAAAAGGACGCGTTCGAAAGGCTCATAGGCTAG
- the acs gene encoding acetate--CoA ligase gives MSSDKTFKSLMEENRRFVPPKGLSERAHLGSVEDYLRLYEESISDPEGFWEKQARDEIHWFSPWDITFQWDVEGARISWFKGGKLNAAYNCLDRHAKTWRKNKAAIIWQGESPDEMRTFTYLQLLNEVCRFANVLKKHGVKKGDRISIYLPMIPELTIAMLACARIGAIHNIVFGGFSADSLRERINDSGCSILITSDGSFRNGKVIPLKSNADAALSEENSVEKVIVVKRTGRPVEMKEGRDLWWHDEARDAPAQCDPETLDAEDPLFILYTSGSTGKPKGVLHTTGGYLLYTTVSFKYIFDYHEDDIYWCTADIGWITGHSYIVYGPLSAGATSLMFEGVPTYPKKDRFWEIVEKYGVSIFYTAPTAIRALIKEGEEWPNSRDLSSLRILGSVGEAINPEAWMWYYNVIGKGNCPIVDTWWQTETGGILITPLPGVHTLKPGAALRPFFGIEPMVVGEDGNQAGTNEGGYLVIKKPWPGLMRTVYGQHDRFKETYWSKFPGYYLTGDGARVDEDGDFWLMGRIDDVIMVSGHRIGTAEVESALVSHEDVAEAAVVPVPHEIKGESIYAFVTLKSGVEETEELRKSLIKHVRSTIGPIATPEHIQFSSSLPKTRSGKIMRRILRKIAIGDIKELGDTTTIADPEVIMKLIEARKSAVITASPSVK, from the coding sequence GTGAGCAGTGACAAGACCTTCAAGTCCCTAATGGAGGAAAACAGACGATTCGTTCCTCCAAAGGGGCTTAGTGAAAGAGCGCACTTAGGCAGTGTGGAGGACTACCTCCGGCTGTACGAGGAATCGATCTCCGACCCTGAGGGATTCTGGGAGAAGCAAGCCAGAGATGAGATTCATTGGTTCTCACCCTGGGATATCACATTTCAGTGGGACGTGGAGGGGGCCAGGATAAGCTGGTTCAAGGGCGGAAAGCTGAATGCCGCCTACAACTGCCTGGACCGACACGCAAAGACCTGGAGGAAGAACAAGGCGGCCATCATCTGGCAGGGTGAATCACCCGATGAGATGAGAACCTTCACCTACCTGCAGCTCCTGAATGAGGTTTGTCGATTTGCCAATGTCCTCAAGAAACATGGAGTGAAGAAGGGGGACAGGATCTCCATCTACCTACCGATGATCCCTGAATTGACCATCGCCATGCTTGCCTGCGCCAGGATCGGCGCGATTCACAACATCGTCTTTGGTGGGTTCAGTGCCGATTCCCTCAGGGAGAGGATCAACGACAGCGGATGTTCGATTCTCATCACCTCGGATGGGTCTTTCAGAAATGGCAAGGTCATCCCTCTGAAGTCGAACGCCGATGCCGCTCTTTCCGAAGAGAACTCGGTTGAGAAGGTGATCGTGGTCAAGCGCACTGGCCGGCCCGTGGAGATGAAGGAAGGGCGCGATCTGTGGTGGCACGACGAGGCAAGGGATGCCCCCGCTCAATGTGACCCCGAGACCCTGGACGCGGAGGATCCGCTCTTCATCCTGTACACTTCCGGCTCGACCGGGAAGCCCAAGGGCGTGCTCCACACCACCGGAGGGTACTTGCTCTACACCACTGTCTCATTCAAGTACATTTTCGATTACCACGAGGATGACATATACTGGTGCACCGCAGACATAGGCTGGATAACCGGTCACTCATACATCGTCTACGGCCCGCTCTCGGCGGGAGCGACAAGCCTGATGTTCGAGGGCGTTCCAACCTACCCAAAGAAGGACCGCTTCTGGGAGATAGTGGAGAAGTATGGCGTGTCGATATTCTATACCGCCCCGACCGCGATCAGGGCCCTGATCAAGGAAGGTGAAGAGTGGCCCAACTCCCGGGATCTCTCGTCCCTGCGCATTCTCGGAAGCGTGGGGGAGGCCATCAATCCGGAGGCATGGATGTGGTACTACAACGTCATCGGCAAGGGCAATTGCCCTATAGTGGATACATGGTGGCAGACCGAGACCGGTGGGATACTCATAACCCCATTGCCGGGAGTCCATACACTGAAGCCCGGTGCAGCGCTCAGACCGTTCTTCGGCATAGAGCCGATGGTAGTGGGCGAGGATGGCAACCAGGCCGGAACAAATGAGGGAGGCTACCTCGTGATCAAGAAACCCTGGCCCGGTCTGATGCGTACTGTCTATGGGCAGCACGATAGGTTCAAGGAGACCTACTGGTCGAAGTTCCCTGGATACTACTTGACCGGTGACGGCGCCCGCGTTGACGAGGACGGCGACTTCTGGTTGATGGGCCGCATTGACGATGTCATCATGGTCTCGGGACACCGCATCGGCACGGCAGAGGTAGAGAGCGCCCTGGTATCTCACGAGGATGTTGCGGAAGCCGCGGTCGTACCCGTTCCCCACGAGATCAAGGGTGAGTCCATATACGCCTTCGTCACACTCAAGTCGGGTGTCGAAGAGACCGAGGAGCTCAGGAAGAGCCTGATAAAGCACGTGAGATCCACAATCGGACCGATAGCAACACCAGAGCACATCCAGTTCTCCTCATCACTGCCCAAGACCCGGAGCGGCAAGATCATGAGACGCATCCTGAGGAAGATCGCGATTGGTGACATCAAGGAACTGGGTGACACCACGACCATCGCAGACCCTGAGGTCATCATGAAGTTGATCGAGGCTAGGAAATCAGCGGTGATCACTGCTTCACCCTCGGTCAAGTGA